Part of the Triticum aestivum cultivar Chinese Spring chromosome 4D, IWGSC CS RefSeq v2.1, whole genome shotgun sequence genome is shown below.
TTGACAATGTATTcaaaaaaattaaacttgtatttCAAAATGgttaatcaaacatttgaaaaaaaatgttaaatgtctaTAGAAAAATTGTTGATCATGCATTCAAAACATTTAATCTAGTATTCGGAAAATGTTTATAAAGCATTTCAAAAAATATGTAAAACGTATATAGAAAAAACTTTGACCATGTATGGAATTTTTTTAAtcttgtatttggaaaatgttaattaAGGATTTGGAAAAAAGTatagaaaaaatatataatattgaccatgtattcaaaaaaatattaatctagtatttgaaaaatggtaagtgtgtataggaaaaatgttgaccatgtattccataaatgctaatcttgtatttgaaaaatattaaacatgtattatAAAAATGTACTTTATATCTATGAAAAATGTGGATAGATAAACAATCTAAACCTTAGAGGAAACGAAAGAAAAACAATGAAAAAAGGGAaataaaaacaaacagaagaaaaataagaaaaaccaaacaaaagaAAAAAGCCTTTGCGCATGTTGTAGAGCAGTCTATTTCTTCTAAGTACGCGCGAATGGGCTGCCTGTAACTGTAAACTTTTAGTCGAGACGGAAGGAAGACACGCTATAATCGAGATATAGCCCTTGCGCATGTTCTAGACCAGTTGTATGTGCGTCGATTTTTCTTCTACATGGACGTGCATCCATATGTTTATTTCCTTTATTTCTTTTGTGTTGGTATGTTGTCTTTTTTCCTCTTCCTTTCGAtctcttttttattcttttttttctattttgttctatTTTTTACGTTTTATTTTCAATTGTTCTTCCTTCTTCTATCTTTTAGCTTTATTCCGTTTACATTTTTATTGGCCATTTTTCCTTTCTGCCGGCTCTTAATTTCTTGTTAATCAAATATTCAAGTACAAATATTGGCCGTGGGCGCGTCACTCACCAGGACTGGACTGGCCGCACTGTGGCTGACTGCCGCGTACGTGCTCACCGCAGCGCGTACGCCCAGCTTCGTACGTACCAGTGCTCCCACGGCCACAGCGTCCACAGAGGCGGCCCCCACCCATCATTGGCGGGTCGGGAAAATATCTGATGCACCGGAGCTTGTGGTGCTACCGATGCACCGAACTCATATTGTGCTTTTAAAATAtgcaaaaaattctgaaaataaattaGCACACTCACACAACATTAATATaggttgtcacaaaatttcaagtcaaaattcGAAACGTAACTTGGAAaataaaaatgacaaattcaacacCGAATAGTACATAACGTAACTTGGactttagatttggcccattatcacactgatgtcaaatttatcatttttgtatcttcaaaaatattttaaattcCTGTACGAAATTTTATGATTTCATACATTGATGTTGCGTTAACGTgctagattttttttagattttttaaaatattttaagTATCCGATGCACCGGTAGCATCACAAGTGCAGGTGCACCAGATACATTCCCTTGGCGGGTCACCTCCACCTCCACTGCACCTGCTCTGTTTTTGCGTAGCCAAGCCACCTACTCCCCTTCCAGCGCAAAACAAAAACATTCCCTCCCACCTCTCCCTGCTCCTCCCGCTCTATAAATATAATACTAGCAGCTTCTGCTCTGCTCCTAGCTACTCCTAGTGGTGGTGGCACCGTAGCACCACCTCAGCTTGAAGGGCGCAAGCAGAGCAGAGCTCACTCCGTCCGTCACTGACCGCACCGCTGCGATGAAGGTAATCTGATGGACGATACCATGGATCTATGTACCTGCTGCGACCAGTCTATGTCTCTTGCCGCATTTTGGTTCTCTTCTTAGCTTGTTGCTGATGTGTTTATACCATGCAGAAGGTGCGGGCGAGGCCGCGGCGGATCCCGGCGTTCGGGGAGTGGAACTACTACGACGACGGCGGGTACGGATACGGCGACGGCGCCGGCGACTGGCCGGTCACCCAGACCCAGTACTTGGACTCCGCCATGCAGGCCGGCATCTTTGTCACACTGCCGGCTTCACCGAAGCCACTCAAAAAGGTGAGTAGTGCATGGATTCTTGCCCTATGAGTTTCGTTACTGATTATGTAAGCAACAGAGGACTCCTCCTGCTGATTGCATCACATAGATTACGACTAAATGAGTGCGGTAGTACATGTATAGAGCGAGCTATTTTATTACGTTGAAAAGTTCGGAGCATGGAGTAAAAGGACTAGTACGAAATACAGTCATGACGTCCAAGAACAAGTCGTTCACTCTCCCGGTGTGGCAGTAAAAATGTCGTTGTCCTGAAAAGAAAAACAGCGAGCTCTATACATATACAGCTGCTCGCAGTGGAAATGCTGTTACTTTTTGCTGTAACCTCTGTGCTCGCTGTTACTAGGTGGTGAAGTGGAGCGACAGCGGCACGCTGGAGGTGGACGGGGAGcagaggcaggaggtggtggtGGGGCTGCGCGAAGAGCACGGGACGAAGaagaaggaggggagggggaagccCATAGAAATTTACCTCAAGGTCCCTCACGCCGCCGACGCCCACCTGAGCACGACCGCAGGCTACAACAAAACTTCTCGCAGGGTGCGGGCGGTCAAGGCCGTGGACGAGGACCTCTACGTGATCCCGCCCGACATGCTCTGCCACAATAACCCACGCGTAAGTGACTGACCCCTGGGGCCAAAACCTCAAGGATCTGTCGTACGTGTTTACTGCTTAAAATTATGGCCTTATCTTATTGACAGAAGAATCATCTAGTCCACTACTCGTCCACTGTTTAGCTATGGTCTTATCTTACTGACGAGTGTTTATTGGTTCCTACTGCTGCAGAAGAGGCTGGCAAAACTGTTTAATTAGGGTCTTATCTTACTGACGAGTGTTTTATTCCTGCGTGCAGAAGAGGCTGACGAAAAGGCTGTGGATCGGGTGCCTGGGCTGCGTCTCCGCCTAGGGATCACAAACCATCTGGCCTtggcgtgcgtgcgtgcgtcttgtaaagagagagagagagatgaagaggAGCGGAAACCCATGGGGAGGCCATGATGCTGTCACGCCATGTCAAATATCCTTTCTCTCTCGACTGTAGTCATAGTATTATGCGTTTTATTAGGATGGATGGACGGACGATGGACGGAGGGATGGAGACGGCGACGTGATGCGCGGCAGCGTCATTTCCCCGTGCCAAACGCCCACTCGAGTGCTGCTTTTCTCCTTCCACCGTTGCGTCTTTCCCGATGAGCTTGCCGCTACTCGATGTGTCCATGTAGTTGAagacgacgacgactactactactcctGCTTGTGGGCCTGTCGAGCTCGAGCATGCATGAAAAGGAAGGAAGAAAGCCGGAGCCATGGCGGGGGCGTCTTGTTCTGTACGACTCCATCCGGATCCCTTTCAAGTTAATCCGTTGTTACTCTTTCCATGTCTTGTGTTAGCTTACGACCTAGGGTGTGATTGCGCGCTGATTCTTTCCGGGCCTCGCTGATTGATCACACGATCGCCTCTTTCATTTATGCAAACGCGTGTAGGGTTGTAGCCGGACGGCATCAGCCTGTCCACGAGCGTTCGCAAAGTCAAGTCAAAAGCATACACTAATCCTCATTACTCTAAGAATTGTGCCAGTTCTAGTTATGCTTTTGTGGACGCTCGTGTCCGCCTGCGTCCCTAAACGTGTGCATGCAACACAACAAGGTTGGAGATGACAACCTTCACGCACTTTGCGTTTCAAGACCAAATATTTCTATCTATCAAAAAGTTCCAAAAGGATGCATATAGATATTTGCTAATAACccactctttttttttttgcggaaaaactttcaatctatacatttcaatcatggcagtacaacgaataccagaaataaaaattacatccagattcgtagaccacctagcgacaactacaagcaccgaagcgagccgaaagcgcgccgccgtcatcgcccctccatcgccggagccgggcacaacttgttgtggtagacagtcgggaagtcgtcgtgctaaggccccataggaccagcaccccagaacaacaaccaagccgatgaaaaataacgtagatcggaaggatccaaaccgaagacacgaacgtagacgaacaacgacgagatccgagcaaatccaccaaagatagatctgccggagacacacctccacacgcccactaacgatgctagacgcactgccggaacgggggctaggtggggagacctttattccatcttcggggagccgccgccgtctcaccttcctgagtaggacacaaacgctaacaagattgaaaaaaaaatgactaaaaacatagccctcccgccggcccttgccaggatccaccgcgcctccatggccctagggccaccggagacgaggcggacctgtgccggcgccggcgagaggcacgaaccctaactttctttcttggaggaggaggaggtggagcccTGGCTCTAGGTACGTGCGTAGTAAATATGTGAATTTGATGTGATATAATGAATAACCCACTCTTAAATCTTAAGATAATACCATGACGATCTGCAGCGTGCATTAAAATAGAAAACTTAAACTGCAACACTCTTGATAATCGTTTTTACCCAGGTCAAACATGATCTTctattttacaaaaatcatttcatAGCAGGTTTCTAGAAAATTTCTATTTGCATTTTTTTGCAGAATGTTTTAAGCGTACAAATAtgtgtttttttgctaagtttttCTTAATGGGTTATGTTGTTCTAGTGTACCTAGTGACGGAGTTGATTCCGGcagatctcgcgtagggggtcTTGAGCTAGTAGCCTAGATGGGATGATAACAAGATAATGAATTTTGCCCGGGTTCAGGGTCTCTGAGGAAATAAAACCCTACATACTGCTTGTGTTGTACTAATTTGGGTTGAGTACAAAGTACAacttgatctaccatgagatcgttgaTGTCGATCAGATAATACAAGTTATAATTAGAtgatcatctatcgactagccctGTCTCGGTTTATATAAGATACCAGAGATGTAGGATAACAAGAGTTCTAGTTAGCtatgttggtggagaggagtcctccaCGGATAAGGAGTCCTTGTTTTGAATGACAAGGATTCTGAAATCTTCTTGTATGCGTGCCCACGCGATGGCAGTGCTATAGCCCCTCTGTCGGCTGATCTCCTTTCGAGCCGGCTCCATTCGTAGCATTGGCGCTTCAGGCATGTCTGAGGGCTCCAGTGTCTCGTTTACTTACCTATTTGAGTCCTGTTGTTGCTCCTAGGCATCCATGTATCTTGTCGGAGTTTTTATTTTCGCTTCTCTTTGTAGCATTGTGTTGTATCGTTGTTTGGACTTTGTGTCCTCGGCTATAAGGGCGTCATTAATTTAACGCCGGGCCGTAGGCCTTTTATCTAAAAAAAATACatgttgatctaccatgagatcattgATGTCGATCCGATAATCCAGGTTATAAATAGATGATCTATCGACTAGGCTCTGTCTCGGTTTATATAAGATACGAGAGATGTATGATAACAAGAGTTCTAGTCAGCtatgttggtggagaggagtcctccaCGGATAAGGAGTCCTTGTTTTGAATGACAAGGCTTGTGaagtcttccttgtatgcgtcaAGGGCTGCCCGGAGTGGCCCACAACGAAACCAACAAAGGTGTCCTCAGCCCCAAGTCGACATGGTGAGAGGCCCCCTAGCCGGGACACCATCACctaggtttctttttcttttcgaaTCTGTAACCTGTATAGTGATCTCAatttcaaagaaaaaaaaagagccaGTTTATGTGTACCTAGGTCCTAAAACTCCGCTGTACGGAGTACATTGCATTGCTTCCGTAAGTCAGGTTTGGGCGTTGAAACTTGAAAGATCCCGCACTGACACATGTCACACATCCCTGATGTGTATGAAATTCCGGAAGGTGTGATGAATAGTCAAAAACGATGACATCATGACATGCCCGGGAGGCGACTACTTGAGTGATGTGTGAAATTTGGTAAGAAGCTCTGACTGAATATCAAGAGAATGATGGCACGCCCAAGGTGTGCCATTCATGCGGGGACTACTTGAGTGCCGCCTCTCTCTTTTGGTGTCTTCTTTCACATGCATCCTTTTGATCTTTCCCGATGTATGAAATTACGGTGCGtgactgactgactgactgacCGGGGAAAGGCAATGAGTAGTACTAGAACCTAATTAGTATCTGGTTTTGGTGGGTGCCACTAATTATCATCCAATCTCTTGGGGTATTTAGCAGCTTGACCCCTTCATGGCAGACTCATTGCGCGATTATCTCTTTCAACGATCTTGATTATTGCTGAATCACAACGACACTACGCGCTACCATTTGGATTTTTTTGGGGGTTGGTGAAGAAACCTGAACTTTTGAAACCAGCAAGAACTTTTTTGCGATGTGGATGAACATGAAACCCCAAAATATTGTGGCCGACTTGGGGTGCAGCTTTTCTCCGGCAGCTCTCCGTAGAAGAAGCGCTGTTGGTCTGGTCTGCGGCAGCGCCATGTTCAAAACAGATCATCGCCTTCACAGTGCCATTTGTCCATGCTGCCGGCCTGTGTCTTGAGGTTTCTACGGTCTAGGGTGCAGCAATCATGGGAGCGTGTGCGGCGTACGCCTAAACCCGGTGCCAAGAGTGATCTTTGGGCTAGCTAAAAACACTCGGAAGACTATCCATGCGTTATGCCACGAGTCCTTCATAGACACATTTTCTTTGAACAAAACATTTGTacctttttttttttgcatggtcaAAACATTTGTACTTGAGCAATCTGTTAGGCTTAGGCACACCCCAGCCCCAGGGTTCTAACGGAAACGTATTAGTTGTGGGCCCACTTGCAAAAGAGGAAGAAAATATGTCATATGTACCTCGGTTTAGTCTCTTTCTTGCGGAAAATACCTCGGTTTAGTCATAAGAATATGAATTTTAGTTACTACCAAGCAAATAAGGGCTGGAGCTGCTGACCAGGTGAAGACAAACTTGTATACTATTACTACCTGTTAATTTTAGTTTTCCACAGTGGGAGTTTTTTTTATCAACTTCATATTGTGTTTGGGTGCTGCTCAGCATCGGCCGGACGATTCTAGCCTAGGATGATTGGTCACCCTCCGAACCGTACGATCCATACGTGCACAACAGTATGATCGATCGCTCAACTCCACCCCTCTCGCCCCGGCAACACATTCCTTCATCTCACGCCTCTCTTCCCATCATGCGCATTGCGCCCCTCCCCTGAAACGCTGACCGCACTTGGAGCGGCGGCAACCGCTCTCGACAACATCGCCGCAACAGCGCCCGTCCGCTCTTCGACTAGTCACAGTGaggagtaacatagactagtaacatgtgtgTTGTAACATGTGTGTTGTGTTATGCataacttcatttattaggttgtagactcatcttttcttgataagtgtgatgttacagtaactagctatgttaccacatgcctctctttctttattaattacatgccacatcatctattttgcctagataagtgtgatgttaccacctatgttactcccactgtgggtagtcttagtGGCACCGCCTCGCACGCGACGTCACCGCTCGAAGCACCGACGGTCGTCGCTCGCAGCATGTCGTCGTACTAGCAACAGCTTTGGGCTTCTGgacatagtttttttttctttgcgAGAACAAGCCTTTCATTTCTTAACCATCGGGCATCCGattggtctggtacacaacattaagTTCATCAGGTCCGGACCGTAACTACACGACAGTACGTATGCTTTGAAGCCCTAACTGAGCGAGGCGATGCGCCACACATGTCCTCGATCAATggatctttttttttttgaaacaccgATCAACGGATCATGGAGATGACATGATGATTATCATGCAGGAGTAGCAGTTTAATCTCCTCAATAATCTCCGAAcatagttgcatgttgagagaatttgAATAGTGAAGATCCAAGTATTTAGGTATATAAGGATAAATGCATTTCCATGCCTGATTTGTTGGTCTACGATTCACCGCTACATCTAGGAATCAGACTACTGAGTGCCTCTCCTTAGACGACTGTAGGGAAGTGTTTCCCCTACATCTATTAAGCTTCATTAACAACTTTAACTACATCCCTTAACATGTGGGTGATATGCACCTCAAAATTTGTCATCTAAATTTAGACTTGATGTACATATGTAGTCCTCTTAACAGTTGAAGAGCTGTCTAATTTCTCAAAACTGTATCTTCGGCCTGGATCTTTGAAACCTATGATGGGCCTTTTCATTATTGGGCTTCCCCGGTGCGGCTGACCGAGACCTCCTCCTAATCGACGCATGTGGATGTGGAACAACGTCGGGGCTATATCTCTCTTATAGCGAGATGTAGCATGTCCTTGCCTAAAGCTTCCTCAGATCACTACAATACAGGGTCGACCCGGTACTGTACTGTTGTGTTGTTTTTCATTGCGTTGCATTGTTTTCCATAGTTTCTTTTCTGGTTCTTTGTCTTTTCTTTCGTTTTCTTTGtttatttctattttttgtttcttttatttttttctttgatttttttgtttCTTCACTGATTTCTTCAAGTATTTTGTTTTTACTTTAGTTTTTAACCATTTTTCTTTGTTTTATtcctgttttttattttctttccttttcctgttttcttttgtttttctcaattttgtttcttttctttcctattttctttgttttttcttggttTTCATCAGTTCTCTTCTTTTTCattgtttctttctcggttttcattGTTTCCATTCTTTGCATTGGGCTTCTtcagttttcttttccttttttggtaTTCGCTGTTTGCATTAAGCCTTCGATCTGATCCGGGGTGCCGCGGCGGCGTGGGGGCTGCAGGCTCGGCCTGATTTAAGGGGGCGGTCCTAAGGTTCCTCAAGTGACAAGATGAAGATCTGCCTGATGCCTCTCCTTCTTGATCTGGTCGGAGTGTTGGGTTCCGGAAGGCTCCACCGGCGACCTCCCATGGGCGCGTTATGCCTGGAGATTGCTGGATCGGGTGGGATTCGGTCATGCCCACTGGTTTTCTATTAAGGAGGGAGCGGTGCGAAGCTCTGCTATCTGTTGCGATCATGGGATATGTTGAGTTCCATGGTGAAGTCAGTGGCGGAGAATGTCATGGAAGCCGAGATCGAAGGACTAGTAATGGTGATTGGAGCCTTTGTGGCTATGAGGAACTTGCTTGGAGTTTCGAATTTTGTAGCAGCGTATGTGAGTGGGGGCGGCAGCACATGTGCAGTTCAAAGTGTTACCTCTCGGCGTGAAAATCCAAGGTTTGTCCTTAATTGGTTGTGCCCGGTAATGGCCTTGTTAAAGGCATTGTTTTGAGAGCGGGGACTATCTTCGGGGTGAAAACCAACGATCTACGATTGGGTGACGACGGCGCTTGTGCACTATTTCCTTCTTTGAGGCGTCGCTTTTGGAGAACTGACTTCAAGTGTTGTTTTGGTGGTCGTGGTGGTACTGCTGCTGTAAGGACTGGAACCCTGTAGCGGGGCTTTTCTTTTTTAGCTTCTttttttttggctgtgtgcattcGTAATGCCATTAGGGCAACGAACCGCCGCTGACATACCTTGCCGCGGCCGCCGCCCCGGTTCCCCGCCGGAGcgccgggcaatggatgcccaggaggttcggctcctcctcgtcttcctcctcccgctcctcttaCCACTCCTCCGGCTCGCCGGCGGTGTTCGGCGTCAAGGCCACGCCCGCaacggagacgccgctcggccgtcgcacccgcagcgccggcatcatcatcaacgagggcggcgggCGCGCCTGATACGCCCATTttggatcatgcttttatatcgatatttattgcattatgggctattattacacgttatgtcacaatacttatgcctattctctcttattttacaaggtttacatgaagagggagaatgccggcagctggaattctgggctggaaaaggagcaaatattagagacctattctgcacagctccaaaagtcctgaaacttcacggaagttatttttggaattaataaaaaatgctggcgaaagaatccaccagagggggcccacaccctggccacgagggtgggaggcgcgccctacccccctggccgcgccccctgcctcgtgggccccctggcaggcctccggtgcccatcttctgctatatgaagtcttttaccctagaaaaaaatcataagcaagctttcgggaagaaactccgccgccacgaggcggaaccttggcggaaccaatctagggctccggcagagctgttctgccagggaaacttccctccgggaaggggaaatcatcgccatcgtcatcaccaacgatcctctcatcgggagggggtcaatctccatcaacatcttcaccagcaccatctcctctcaaaccctagttcatctcttgtatccaatctttgtcccaaagcctcatattggtacctgtgggttgctagtagtgttgattactccttctagttgatgctagttggtttatttagtgaaagatcatatgttcagatcctttatgcatattaatacccctctgattatgaacatgaatatgatttgtgagtagttacttttgttcccgaggacatgggagaagtcttgctataagtagtcatgtgaatttggtattcgttcgatattttgataagatgtatgttgtctttcctctagtggtgttcggtgaacgtcgactacatgacacttcaccattgtttgggcctagaggaaggcattgggaagtaataagtagatgatgggttgctagagtgacagaagcttaaaccctagtttatgagttgcttcgtaaggggctgatttggatccatatgtttcatgctatggttaggtttaccttaatacttcttttgtagttgcggatgcttgcaataggggttaatcataagtgggatgtttgtccaagaaagggcagcacccaagcaccggtccacctacataccaaattatcaaagtaacgaacgcgaatcatatgagcgtgatgaaaactagcttgacgataattcccatgtgtcctcgggagcgttttccttcatataagagtttgtccaggcttgtcctttgctacaaaaaggattgggccatcttgctgcaccttgtttactttcattatttgttacccgttacaaattaccttatcacaaaactatctattaccgataatttcagtgcttgcagagaataccttgctgaataccgcttatcatttccttctgctcctcgttgggttcgacactcttacttatcgaaaggactacgatagatcccctatacttgtgggtcatcaagactcttttctggcgccgttgccggggagtgaagcgcctttggtaggtggaatttggtaagaaaaaatttgtatagtgtgctgaaatttactgtcacttgttactatggaaagtaatcctttgaggggcttgtttggggtatcttcaccccgaccagtagagtatggaaagtaatcctttgaggggcttgttcggggtatctttaccctgactagtagagcaaagagttgctcctcaacctactgaaaatgtttactttgaaattcct
Proteins encoded:
- the LOC123100516 gene encoding uncharacterized protein isoform X1, translated to MKKVRARPRRIPAFGEWNYYDDGGYGYGDGAGDWPVTQTQYLDSAMQAGIFVTLPASPKPLKKVVKWSDSGTLEVDGEQRQEVVVGLREEHGTKKKEGRGKPIEIYLKVPHAADAHLSTTAGYNKTSRRVRAVKAVDEDLYVIPPDMLCHNNPRKRLTKRLWIGCLGCVSA
- the LOC123100516 gene encoding uncharacterized protein isoform X2 translates to MKVRARPRRIPAFGEWNYYDDGGYGYGDGAGDWPVTQTQYLDSAMQAGIFVTLPASPKPLKKVVKWSDSGTLEVDGEQRQEVVVGLREEHGTKKKEGRGKPIEIYLKVPHAADAHLSTTAGYNKTSRRVRAVKAVDEDLYVIPPDMLCHNNPRKRLTKRLWIGCLGCVSA